The following nucleotide sequence is from Diospyros lotus cultivar Yz01 chromosome 3, ASM1463336v1, whole genome shotgun sequence.
CCTCTAAAATTTGACGGAAGGACATAAACTGacatataaaaaatgacaaatatctTCCCTGCTATTCAATTATTGCATAAGAAAATATCCATTTTGCCCTTGTTAGCTAAGTCTtatctctccttttttttttttttattgcaaatTGTCCTTTTCGACAACCATCCATCTTTTTCAATAGGCATCAACGTTATGGACAACATTGGACAATGGTGGCAACAATTAATAGGCAtccttctctattttatttttatatgtaaggGGTCCCATTTGATCTTGGGTTTACACCCCCTCGTCGGTGTCCCCCAGCTGGCCCCAGAGCACagatgtaacatcccgcatcgagcgataggaaggaccggaacaacttaccctgatgggcctacacgaacttcccaggggggtcacccatccatggattgccccaggtcaagcacgcttaacttgggagttctttgccaacattcagcccaaaaggtatccagctggtgttgttacctttcttacactatcctcgatatattctaacttctctgggctctcggggtattacattctcccccccttaagcacatgacgtcctcgtcatgcgaccttacaactggtcccaaaccttctccccttgggggctgccatcctagaagcctgccagaagccgctccttgtacaggccctcaagccccggcgccactccccgccctcatcggaccgctttcgccaagggtcggctctgataccacctgtaacatcccacatcgagcgatagaaagaaccggaacaacttaccctgatgggcctacacgaacttcccaggggggtcacccatccctggattaccccaggtcaagcacgcttaacttgggagttctttgccaacattcagcccaaaaggtatccagctggtgttgttacctttcttacactatcctcgatatattctaacttctctgggctctcggggtattacattctcccccccttaagcacatgacgtcctcgtcatgcgaccttacaactggtcccagaccttctccccttgggggctgccatcctagaagcctgccagaagccgctccttgtacaggccctcaagccccggcgccactccccgccctcatcggaccgctttcgccaagggtcggctctgataccacctgtaacatcccacatcgagcgatagaaagaaccggaacaacttaccctgatgggcctacacgaacttcccagggggtcacccatccatggattgccccaggtcaagcacgcttaacttgggagttctttgccaacattcagcccaaaaggtatccagctggtgttgttacctttcttacactattctcgatatattctaatttctctgggctctcggggtattacaacagAAGATGAGGTTAAATAGGGTCTGAATTTTTCCTTAGTTTTGATTTCAAGACAGTGCCTCAAACTTGATGGAGGTGCGTATAGGAGTCGCCAGGTTGACACTCTGGGATAACCCCTGGATGCCATTTGATCTTATAATAACCTAAGGAGGATAAAAgtcaagtaatttatttttttaactttctacCTCTTAATTATAGTTTTCTAATGGTACTTGGGACTCTGTTGGTTGGCTTTTCATGAACGAGATTTAAAGGGTTCAcagtgggtttttttttttttttttatagtacattaaaataaaacacacatgCAAACTAATTAATCACCATTAGAAGCCGGCACACTGCCAACTTGAAGGATCTCTAATATATGAAAATCTAATGGATAAGAGTGATCCAAGTGCACTAAGTAATTAGCAAcatatttaatttctcaaaaagaaTGGGATGTTCAATATTTCCATGAATTCCAAAGAAGAGCCTGAATATATACAAGTGAGAATAGGAGTAGGCCTCCAATGTAGATAGTCAGATATGACTCATCATTGCAGTTGAATTTGAATCgattttcattctttctccaaTAAAGGGCTAATATTCTTGTCTGTGCTCATTTGGAATTTAGTTTCGGACTTTTGGAtcaattttaagataaatatacCTTTTACGTTGAGCTCATTActctaatttaaaatatttctctcGAGTTATTTTTAGGCCTACtaagtttattttaaatctcttagattttttttttttaagacttAATACATAAGGCCAtcactaaattattaaaaaatatgacctTTAGTATTTCAACTAAAATTCTTGACATgcatattttctctttcaacCATTTTTTGGTTACCTTAAGTCCTTAGCATTAGTATCCATTACAAAGTGAATTACATGTATTACAAGCATATGAAGAGGACAAAGAATATAACACCTAAGCAAATTTTAGGGAATTAATACATAAGGGTCCTTGGACTATTAAGAAATGTTACCTTTAATTAACCCCTAAACtaaaattttgtcatatttcctCCCTCTTTCAACcatttttttcatcatcttaAGTCTTTTGATTAACTAATTAAGAGATAATGACTTAATTAGCAGTGATAAGTAAAACGAACACTCTCTAAcacattatattaatttatacacatcaaactaaatatttacaTCTCATCCCTTgtaataaccataaaaataagaaaaaaaaatcaaatttcccAAATCCTGAACCCTTTTTCtctcttgcctttcttctttATACTTTTTCTCTTGGTCATAAAACCACCACCActatctttatctttttctttttttttgttctttttgctaGTCATCGCCACTATCATAGCCACTCTTATTTCCCTAGCTATCTGCAAATAACAAcacccttgtttttcttttctctttcttctcgaTGGTACCTAGAGTTTCAATTGTGACAGTGACGACAGCTAGAGATATAGTTGATGTTGGTGAGAAATTTGTGAAGATAAGTAGGGCAGAATCCAATAATAGGCTTGGAGGGGTGGTGATAGCAAGTGGAAAGATAGGGGTGGATGGTGTCACAAATTTGAGagtttaggttttttttttattttataattttcaatctATATTGCCAAAAATTTACATAAGCGGATTCTTAGACTATTAAGAAATATGGTCTTTAGTCtctcaactaaaattttgacatattatCATTATTTAGTTACTTAAGTTCTTGGTGTTAGTTTCCGTTAAAGCATGAATTACACATATGTTATAGGCATGTAAAGGAAGGGGACATAAGATAACGAAAAGAAATAGTTGAAGgaggaaatatgtcaaaattttagttgagaAATTAAAAGTCACATTTCTTAATGGTCATAAATACTCTTATGTATTAagctttttttttaaatatctctaGGGCCTTTCAaattgcatgcatttggcatctttaattttctttttcattttcacttTATTTGCCgtgattttgatatttgattaatGTAGACATATAAAGCAATAAAGGAAGGAAAATGTAGAAGAAACGTAAAATATCTCATATGGgtcaaagaaggagaagaagaaagaggaataaCAGAGAAAAGGGGATTTGATTAATTCTTCACGACTCTGATTGTTGCAAGAGGTGTTGCGATAATATGACTGGTTGGGTTGGATCTTTTCAATCTAAATTTAACGGGCAATCTTATACTTTTGTTGCTCaatctgaaatttctaagttatTTGGACTTGAGTTTCAATAATTTTGAAGGCTCTCCCATTTCAAATGTCTTAAGTTCTAAGACAAGTCTCATACATTTGTATCTCctaatatttttacttattgAAAATGAGATGCATTTATTGTTACTTAACCATTATCTAATGATGatattatctattattttaatatttatctcccaacatttttataaataattgtcGTATTCACATGtacttatttgtttatttatatattttttaattttattgataatatttcACCACATACATAACAAATTTATTGGTAATATAATAGAATcagaaatgctatttaaataagTCAATTGTGACATAGAAAAGTATGATTCAACAAGGGCTTATTTTATAGCAATTGATTAAGTGAAAACTTATTGTAAAGCAACTGCGGGactcttttattaaaaaaaatttggagacatgcttttttttaatttattgatgaTATGAAGAATCGTATATATATCATCACAATTCTAATAATAAATTGTATCCACAAAAGGTTTGAGAGGTCAACTGCAGATTGAGTGATGCCATCTTTTTAAGATATTgcttttttatatgtatttttatgaagTCAAAGTTTATCTTTATGTAGATCATGGTTTCGTCGTGGTTGTTGGAGCAGATATTGTTTGgtaatttcttatatattgtaataaaaagttcatctttatgtttttgacttaattttgatgatgagtatttttacaaaactttaataagtattaaaaagTGTAAACTGTCCATTGTCtctcttaaattattaattaatttcatcaaattgtcgactatttttgtcaAATCTAGAAAAACTATTGATTACCTTTTACACTTCACAAAAACTATTGGctgtgtttttaaaattttaaacaaattatcgactatttgaaaaattaatagtCAATCagttatgtttgaaaaattactaacaattatttttctataaactATCTTTTTGCGTTTTGATCTCAAACGACTAATTTTTTGTTGTGAAGGTTGAAGGCTATAAATACAAGATTTTTGGCCTTTAAAAAGATCATGAAATATAAGAATCcattgaaaaatcatttatatgaGCTTCGAGTGTCTTCCTCGTCAATTTTAGAATCTCATttgtaaatctatcctagagaAGATTTGTTGTAAGGGAAAGGTTGTGAAACTTTGTGAGCTAAACTTCTACCATTATGTTGAGTAGGGTGTTAAAAAGTTTAAAGTATAACTCTTGGGTATTAGATTTGCTAGTTTTTAGTAAGAGAAAAACTAGTAGATTGAAGGTTGTGAttctttattcataaaaaaataaaatttggttgTGATCTTGAATCCAAAAAAAGATCTTTTTAAAGGTTTGATATTCActgatgaagaagattgaaattagtggattaaaatatcaagtAGAGATTGAGCATTGGATGTAAAATTAAGGAGGaaccgaactactataaatctgaatttaacttttc
It contains:
- the LOC127797296 gene encoding uncharacterized protein LOC127797296 isoform X1; protein product: MTSSSCDLTTGPKPSPLGGCHPRSLPEAAPCTGPQAPAPLPALIGPLSPRVGSDTTCNIPHRAIERTGTTYPDGPTRTSQGGHPSLDYPRSSTLNLGVLCQHSAQKGKLFRSFLSLEQDVTGGIRADPWRKRSDEGGEWRRGLRACTRSGFWQASRMAAPNGRRSGTSCKVA
- the LOC127797296 gene encoding uncharacterized protein LOC127797296 isoform X2, with the protein product MTSSSCDLTTGPRPSPLGGCHPRSLPEAAPCTGPQAPAPLPALIGPLSPRVGSDTTCNIPHRAIERTGTTYPDGPTRTSQGVTHPWIAPGQARLTWEFFANIQPKRVSCSGPSYRSNRMLQVVSEPTLGESGPMRAGSGAGA